The Panicum hallii strain FIL2 chromosome 9, PHallii_v3.1, whole genome shotgun sequence genome has a window encoding:
- the LOC112875856 gene encoding glycine-rich cell wall structural protein 2-like — MATCTKLVALGFAVLLSIGFSDAARVVKFGSYASAGGGGGGGGGGVGSTGGGWGGGSGGGGGYGAGQTSGSWWDRFASSVAGGGGGGQGGGGGTNGGAGSGGGSGYGSGSSSTAAAGPISGNYANANGNGGGGGMGGGADGGYGSGAGGGAGKGQGESGVALAPTGVYNGGVADATGGGSGQGGGNGGGAAGAPSYGTGGGIGGGRGESGSDGSWGSGFAQGIGAGTGGGGGGGSQGGSGGGGGVGSGSGSAGIH; from the coding sequence ATGGCGACCTGCACCAAGCTCGTGGCTCTTGGCTTCGCCGTCCTCCTGAGCATCGGGTTCTCCGATGCCGCGAGGGTGGTTAAGTTCGGCAGCTACGCCTCTgccggaggcggcggtggcggtgggggAGGCGGCGTCGGGTCGACCGGCGGTGGATGGGGCGGTGGctctggcggtggcggcggttaTGGTGCCGGTCAGACTAGCGGCAGCTGGTGGGATCGTTTCGCCTCCAGCGTagctggcggtggcggtggaggacagggcggcggcggtggtaccaACGGTGGagccggctccggcggcggttCCGGCTATGGTTCCGGCAGCAGTTCGACTGCAGCGGCAGGCCCTATCAGCGGCAACTACGCCAACGCTaatggcaacggcggcggcggcggcatgggcGGTGGTGCCGACGGCGGCTACGGTTCTGGTGCCGGCGGTGGTGCTGGCAAGGGACAGGGCGAGAGCGGCGTTGCGTTGGCACCAACTGGTGTCTACAACGGTGGCGTTGCCGATGCTACCGGTGGCGGTTCCGGCCAAGGTGGTGGCAACGGCGGTGGCGCAGCCGGAGCTCCAAGCTACGGAACCGGAGGTGGTATTGGTGGAGGCAGGGGAGAGTCCGGCAGTGACGGCTCCTGGGGCTCAGGTTTCGCTCAGGGCATTGGtgccggcaccggcggcggtggcggcggcggttccCAGGGCGGAtctggcggtggcggtggcgtcGGTTCCGGATCCGGCAGCGCTGGAATCCACTAG
- the LOC112876591 gene encoding putative glycine-rich cell wall structural protein 1: protein MARTKFVALSFIVLLSIGLSNAARVSRYVSAGGGGGGGGGGGGSGDGSGSGNGSGSGYGQASGSSSGAYASGGGGGGGGGGGQNGGSGYGSGSGSGYGQAGGYGSNGGAYAQGGGQGGGGGGGQNGGSGYGSGSGSGYGQAGGYGPYSGGYAQGGGQGGGGGGGQNGGSGSGSGSGSGYGQASGYGPYGGGYAQAGGQGGGSGGGGGQYGGSGQGSGSGSSYGQAGGYGPYGGGYAQAGGQGGGGGGGQSGPGGSGYGNGSGSGSGSAGSGGGYP, encoded by the coding sequence ATGGCTAGAACCAAGTTCGTAGCACTTAGCTTCATCGTCCTCCTCAGCATTGGACTATCCAATGCTGCAAGGGTTTCTCGATATGTGAGTGCTGGGggtggaggtggcggcgggggcggaggtgGTGGGTCTGGGGATGGTTCTGGATCAGGAAATGGCTCAGGCTCTGGGTATGGCCAGGCAAGTGGGTCTTCCAGTGGAGCATATGCTAGTGGAGGCGGTGGGGGTGGAGGGGGTGGAGGGGGACAGAATGGAGGATCCGGTTACGGTTCAGGCTCTGGTTCTGGGTATGGCCAGGCAGGTGGGTATGGATCTAACGGTGGAGCTTATGCTCAAGGAGGTGGACAAGGTGGAGGTGGTGGGGGTGGACAAAATGGTGGGTCTGGTTATGGCTCTGGTTCCGGTTCTGGGTATGGTCAGGCTGGTGGGTATGGGCCGTATAGCGGAGGGTACGCTCAGGGTGGTGGTcaaggtggaggtggtggcggtggacAAAATGGCGGGTCTGGAAGTGGATCCGGTTCTGGTTCTGGATATGGTCAAGCCAGCGGCTATGGTCCGTATGGTGGTGGGTATGCTCAAGCAGGTGGCCAAGGTGGTGGtagtggtggaggtggtggacaATATGGCGGTTCTGGACAAGGTTCCGGTTCCGGTTCAAGTTATGGTCAAGCTGGTGGGTACGGACCTTATGGTGGTGGATATGCTCAGGCGGGTGGTCaaggtggtggcggtggtggtgggcaAAGTGGTCCAGGTGGCAGCGGATATGGGAATGGCTCAGGAAGCGGTTCTGGATCCGCTGGTAGTGGCGGTGGATACCCCTAA